Genomic DNA from Puntigrus tetrazona isolate hp1 unplaced genomic scaffold, ASM1883169v1 S000000088, whole genome shotgun sequence:
CGCGAAAAATGATTGATATAAGTTAAAGCCGGTGCTATGGCCAGTCTTTACCGTTCCGTTCCCGTCTGCTTGATAAAGTAGAAAAGCTCTTTCCTTACCTTTCTCGTACACTTCCTTCAGCACGCCCCTCTTGATGAGCTCTTCTCTGCTCTGCCGCGTGGACATCTTCCTCTCCAGCACTGCCAATCATCAAGCAAACAGCTTAGACAAAGAACCGAAACGGTTGCGTCTGCGTCTGCGTCTGCAGGCGGACTGCTCGTACCTGCGGACGTCTGCTTGAACTTGtcgctcttcttctttctccaCTTCCAGGGCTTGAAGAGGCGTCCCAGGCTGGCCAGCTTGCTGCGTCTGCGGATGGGCGGCGTGTGCGTCCCGGGGACCAGCGAATCGGAGCGCATGGCCGCCAGCCGCTCGGCGCCCTCTGCTGAACACACAAAGACGCCGGTGACCCGCGCGAAACGGACACTTTTGCGCTTGCATGCTTGATGCGGGCTTCACACGTGACTCTAAACCACAAAAACGGTCTTATGTTGCATGTGCATGTTTGTAGCAGCGTTCGAAAACACCCGGTACGGGTCAAAGTGATCAATTTTTCCGCCAATACatcaaaacttttaaacagtaacaTGCGTCGCTAAGGACGCCTTTAAAGTTGGTTTGCTGTTGCATCTCGGACTGATATTGCATCGTCCTTATTTATTCAAAgcctatttatttagtttttagatGGCGTATAATCTCAATATTGCAAAACCGACACTTAAAGACTGGTATATGAACGATTTAAATGCGATCCCCAATGAGACGTCTTGGCGAGATGCGattgaaatgatgaaaaacTCGATGCTGAGGAACTAcaggctcctcagaagatgcTCGTGAAGATCGCCGAGGAGCAGAGAAAGGaaagctcctcaaaagatcagattcttctagaaaCCGATTGATGGAGaatcaatcagtcagtcaatcatttttaacaacacaggttgcatcaaagcactgaacagtataaggtagaagaatacgatgacagggatgtataatgaagagagtgaacaatttgttattaaatgcagagacggtctctggaatcaattggacgataatcgctagaagttaagtgtccccaacaaagcaagctaGAGGAACccaaaccccatccatacagaatggaggaaaagaaaaccttgggagaaaccagactcagttggagTAAAGATAAGACCACAGTTCTTCTGGCCTCTACTTGATCACAATCAGTCCAGATCCGACCCCAGAAGAGTTTCTAAAATCACACCAGACCAGCTCTTACTGGATATTGTCGTTTTGATCATTTAGACGCCTTGGAAATACGTCTTTATGGGGTTTATAGGAACAGCAGACGTGTTTTATTGGGCTTTTTAAGAGTCGAACTCAACATCCAACGTTTATCGACTAGAAACGGACCTCAAGTGCTCTTCAAAACATCACGGGTGGAATCGCAGAGAAACGGTAAATGACGACAACGTTTAACTCTCTTTAACCAACCAGTGAATCCAACGGAGAAGGTAAACgtctccagcagctgcaggaagAGGTACGGTAAAAGCTCTTAAATGAAACCTAAACGGTCATAAATCGAGCAAACGAGCCAAAAGAATTCAAACTAGGCGATAAAAAACACCACGGCAGAGAGCGAATACCTTGAGGATCGAGCGAATGGAAAAACTCACACTTACTCAACGATCTCCAGgagaaatgactaaaacagtattttcattCGGTAACTCGGCAAAGACGTGCATTAACATTCGTTTTCTTAGATTAAGGAAATACTAAAGAGGAGGATTTCTGGCGAGCGTAAATTTCTAATCCCATCTTCTCAACCCCGGGAGAGTAATCTTCAGATATATTTCACGTCGCCAGTGCTTTCTGCGCACATCTGCTCTCTAATAATCCACTATTCGTCTCGGGGAGTGACTAACACGCTCCCTTACTGGCTGTAAAGCGAGGGAAGGCGAGTCCGAGCGCTGTGTTGCTTCTGAGTCAGCAGGAATTACATTTCGGACACTTGGGGGGgtttttacattaaagaaaattaaagggaaaatgaacattttggtGGGAAAAAAAGGCCCTCTGCAATCTAGATGAGTTGGTTTCTTCATCGAATTTTGGAAAAATGATTGATATAAATCACTGCCTCTGCaatagtgaatgggtgccgtcagaacgagtgTCCAAACGCAACCACATACTCGTTTAGAGCCGTTTTGCCTCCGAAGCGGTGCTTGATCGCCTGAACCAGACCACTTTTTCACCGGAGGAACCCTGCATTTTAGTCACAAAAAAACCTTAATGCTGGATCTTCCGTCTTCTCCGGATGTTCGCCggtggaccggagcgctgtggattactTTGAcggtttttatcagactctcattccgacggcacccattcgccgcgCGTTTCTCCGAGCATTCTTTCGCTTTCAGGACGTTCGGTCGAAACTGAAAGCGACTTTATAAAACTTTGACTAAAAGCTGAACGCAATTCTCCGGCGAAAAGGGACCCCGGCCGTATCCGTCTGGTGTAAACGGCACAACAGCTGCTCTGAAGGCCTCCTCTGGGAAAACTGGAAGCTTTCTGGAGCCATTCGAATGTCAGTGTAAAAATAGGCTGGTGCATTAAAACAGGTCAGCAGGTAAAGGAAAGAATGAAGCTTGTTTTTCCAGAAGGGCTTTTCTGCTGAAGGAGGCTGAACGCTCACTTCAGCTCTGCGTCTGACCGGCGAATGTAGGTCACCGGCTAGAAACTCGCAAACGGGACGAAGGATGCGTGAATAtaagacaacaaaaaaagagcaaaagtgGATTTAG
This window encodes:
- the LOC122332477 gene encoding phosphatase and actin regulator 1-like isoform X2; its protein translation is MRSDSLVPGTHTPPIRRRSKLASLGRLFKPWKWRKKKSDKFKQTSAVLERKMSTRQSREELIKRGVLKEVYEKEEVSVDGGRVCVSDLDRQTVISPVSESADGSVTAAGAVLSTPRFLHGFT
- the LOC122332477 gene encoding phosphatase and actin regulator 1-like isoform X1, producing the protein MRSDSLVPGTHTPPIRRRSKLASLGRLFKPWKWRKKKSDKFKQTSAVLERKMSTRQSREELIKRGVLKEVYEKAEEVSVDGGRVCVSDLDRQTVISPVSESADGSVTAAGAVLSTPRFLHGFT